A part of Acidimicrobiales bacterium genomic DNA contains:
- a CDS encoding diguanylate cyclase has protein sequence MTAEPGDQRERIAAAVAEHCPDVLVLLDDAFTVRFCSGAAAAALGVDPSALEGTSALEWVHPDDLAYAAGGLAEAQRSTREHAAARIRLRTPQGWAEADARPGQLFDVDDLGTVVVLALRPTGEHAAFAARRLELESLLARVAVRCAGSPWQLLADVTRSALRSLCGVLHAELAQLLSLDVSPPSVQLAFPSDATDVVPPWWTGDDVARSPCVVAPDVDDLPGAVAGAFRAAGLRMVVDVPLLGRRGPEHVLRLGWSERTDEWDDANTGTVQALVDVLLSSLRRAETDAMTHHAALHDPLTGLVNRRRAVDLIDEELRHLGSGRRRGVALLLGDLDGFKQLNDTCGHDAGDRALVEVAERLSREVRADDVVARYGGDEFLVLMTDVTDADDVERLASRLAAAVAGVDSRVPLGMSIGSAATHTVTTAEVLLARADAAMYAVKRSRRDSQR, from the coding sequence GTGACGGCAGAGCCGGGCGACCAGCGGGAGCGCATCGCCGCGGCCGTCGCCGAGCACTGCCCCGACGTGCTGGTCCTGCTCGACGACGCCTTCACCGTTCGGTTCTGCTCCGGCGCGGCGGCCGCCGCCCTCGGGGTCGACCCGAGCGCCCTCGAGGGCACCAGCGCTCTGGAGTGGGTCCATCCCGACGACCTCGCCTACGCCGCTGGCGGCCTGGCCGAAGCGCAGCGCTCCACGAGGGAGCACGCCGCGGCCCGCATCCGGCTGCGCACCCCGCAGGGATGGGCCGAGGCTGACGCCCGCCCCGGCCAGCTGTTCGACGTCGACGACCTGGGGACGGTCGTGGTGCTGGCCCTGCGCCCGACGGGCGAGCACGCCGCGTTCGCGGCCCGCCGCCTCGAGCTCGAGTCGCTCCTCGCGCGCGTGGCCGTCCGCTGCGCGGGGTCGCCCTGGCAGCTGCTGGCCGACGTCACACGGAGCGCGCTCCGCAGCCTGTGCGGAGTGCTGCACGCCGAGCTCGCGCAGCTGCTGTCGCTCGACGTCTCACCGCCGAGCGTGCAGCTGGCCTTCCCGAGCGACGCGACCGACGTCGTCCCACCCTGGTGGACGGGCGACGACGTCGCCCGCTCGCCGTGCGTGGTCGCCCCCGACGTCGACGACCTTCCGGGAGCGGTCGCCGGCGCCTTCCGCGCCGCCGGGCTGCGGATGGTGGTCGACGTGCCACTGCTCGGCCGGCGCGGCCCGGAGCACGTGCTGCGCCTCGGCTGGTCCGAGCGGACCGACGAGTGGGACGACGCCAACACCGGCACGGTCCAGGCCCTGGTCGACGTGCTCCTGTCGTCGCTGCGCCGGGCCGAGACCGACGCCATGACCCACCACGCCGCGCTGCACGACCCCCTCACCGGGCTGGTGAACCGCCGCCGCGCCGTCGACCTCATCGACGAGGAGCTCCGCCACCTGGGCTCCGGCCGCCGGCGCGGGGTCGCCCTGCTGCTCGGCGACCTCGACGGCTTCAAGCAGCTCAACGACACCTGCGGCCACGACGCCGGTGACCGCGCCCTCGTCGAGGTGGCCGAGCGGCTCTCGCGCGAGGTGCGCGCCGACGACGTCGTCGCCCGCTACGGCGGCGACGAGTTCCTCGTGCTCATGACCGACGTGACCGACGCCGACGACGTCGAGCGCCTGGCGTCGCGCCTCGCCGCGGCCGTCGCCGGCGTCGACAGCCGGGTACCGCTCGGGATGAGCATCGGCTCGGCGGCCACCCACACCGTCACCACGGCCGAGGTGCTCCTCGCCCGGGCCGACGCCGCCATGTACGCAGTCAAGCGCTCGCGACGAGACAGCCAGCGGTAG
- a CDS encoding TIGR03857 family LLM class F420-dependent oxidoreductase, with protein MTDPLVELGFYGLAGHVDSPVALLDEVREAEALGLGSCFISERFNVKEAASLTGAAAAVSTTLGLATGVTNHPTRHPIVTASWASTMHALTGGRFALGLGRGITPLLDAIGVPRITMAGMEDAIGLYRRLWRGETILGHDGPAGRYPFLRLDPAFDLDIPVMIAALGPQTMRWAGRVADGVILHTFFTDEALARCVHQVRLGEEEAGRDPGRVLVWAVLATLCDRSEEERLRGLVGRMATYLQVYGDALVAVNGWDPAVLARFRADDVVRAVPGAIDAVATVDQLEHIATLVPDEWLPAAVGPAEVCAQRVLDQLAAGADGVILHGASPAQLATVVAAYREVRPAGRFAGRSANPGR; from the coding sequence ATGACCGATCCGCTGGTGGAGCTGGGCTTCTACGGCCTCGCCGGGCACGTCGACTCGCCCGTCGCGCTGCTCGACGAGGTGCGCGAGGCCGAGGCCCTGGGGCTCGGCTCGTGCTTCATCTCGGAGCGGTTCAACGTGAAGGAGGCGGCCTCGCTCACCGGGGCGGCCGCGGCGGTGTCGACCACGCTGGGCCTCGCCACCGGGGTGACGAACCACCCCACCCGGCACCCCATCGTGACGGCCTCGTGGGCCAGCACGATGCACGCCCTCACCGGCGGTCGCTTCGCCCTCGGCCTCGGGCGGGGCATCACCCCGCTCCTCGACGCCATCGGCGTGCCCCGGATCACCATGGCGGGCATGGAGGACGCCATCGGCCTCTACCGGCGGCTGTGGCGCGGCGAGACGATCCTCGGCCACGACGGGCCGGCGGGGCGCTACCCCTTCCTGCGACTCGACCCTGCGTTCGACCTCGACATCCCCGTGATGATCGCCGCCCTCGGGCCGCAGACGATGCGCTGGGCCGGGCGGGTGGCCGACGGGGTGATCCTGCACACCTTCTTCACCGACGAGGCCCTGGCCCGCTGCGTGCACCAGGTGCGCCTCGGCGAGGAGGAGGCCGGCCGCGACCCCGGACGGGTCCTGGTGTGGGCCGTGCTGGCCACCCTGTGCGACCGCTCCGAGGAGGAGCGGCTCCGCGGCCTGGTGGGCCGCATGGCCACCTACCTGCAGGTGTACGGCGACGCCCTGGTGGCCGTCAACGGCTGGGACCCGGCCGTGCTGGCCCGCTTCCGGGCCGACGACGTCGTGCGGGCCGTGCCCGGCGCCATCGACGCGGTGGCCACCGTCGACCAGCTCGAGCACATCGCCACGCTCGTCCCCGACGAGTGGCTGCCGGCGGCCGTGGGCCCGGCCGAGGTGTGCGCCCAGCGGGTGCTCGACCAGCTGGCGGCCGGCGCCGACGGCGTCATCCTCCACGGTGCCAGCCCGGCCCAGCTGGCCACGGTGGTGGCCGCGTACCGCGAGGTCAGGCCCGCCGGCCGCTTCGCCGGCCGCTCGGCGAACCCCGGCCGCTGA
- a CDS encoding SPOR domain-containing protein, translating into MAPPHRSPTSPIVWVLLGAVLALGAAVAVLLLTGAGGETDRPAATTTVSTSFPTTTTAATSSPASSTATARPPTTTSTSTTATTATTTTTTTAPAPSTTVAPGPGTAPAEVVAGVFNERANAERQVERLQADGFEGFAMVDAGGPPYPVIRSGLTLAEAQDLVTALGDAGIEARARPAT; encoded by the coding sequence GTGGCCCCGCCGCACCGCAGCCCGACCAGCCCGATCGTGTGGGTGCTCCTCGGGGCCGTGCTCGCGCTGGGTGCCGCGGTGGCGGTGCTGCTCCTCACCGGCGCCGGGGGCGAGACGGACCGCCCCGCCGCCACGACAACGGTCTCCACGTCGTTCCCGACGACGACGACGGCGGCCACCTCCTCGCCGGCCAGCAGCACCGCCACCGCCCGCCCACCGACCACCACGAGCACGTCCACCACCGCCACGACTGCGACGACGACCACGACGACCACCGCCCCGGCCCCCTCGACGACGGTGGCCCCGGGGCCCGGCACCGCGCCGGCCGAGGTGGTCGCCGGGGTGTTCAACGAGCGGGCCAACGCCGAGCGCCAGGTCGAGCGGCTGCAGGCCGACGGCTTCGAGGGCTTCGCGATGGTCGACGCGGGCGGGCCGCCCTACCCGGTGATCCGCAGCGGCCTCACCCTGGCCGAGGCCCAGGACCTGGTGACCGCGCTGGGCGACGCCGGGATCGAGGCCCGGGCCCGACCCGCCACCTGA
- the ppk2 gene encoding polyphosphate kinase 2, which translates to MLRGPSGRDAPPPSPCAPRSLAPAGDDGPMAEHDKHHKDHEHGGGKPGPSWEEEPIRDERDLPVPPKMATKDYEAELLRLQIELVKAQRWVIGTGQRVVLVFEGRDTAGKGGTIQRFMEHLNPRFARHVALPTPNETEKGQWYFQRYVAQLPTAGELALFDRSWYNRAGVERVMGFCTPEQYIRFLRQAPEFEEWLVDDGVRLFKLWLAINRGEQKRRLEARKDDPLKTWKLSPMDAQATQRFDAYTQARQAMFAATDTAVAPWTVVNANNKKRARLNVIRHVLSALPYEGKDTSVVQPPDPTIVAPAREVFEPMTWQG; encoded by the coding sequence ATGCTGCGCGGCCCGTCGGGCCGGGACGCGCCGCCGCCTTCACCGTGCGCCCCCCGCTCGCTCGCCCCGGCAGGGGATGATGGGCCCATGGCCGAGCACGACAAGCATCACAAGGACCACGAGCACGGTGGCGGCAAGCCGGGCCCGAGCTGGGAGGAGGAGCCGATCCGCGACGAGAGGGACCTCCCCGTGCCGCCCAAGATGGCGACCAAGGACTACGAGGCCGAGCTCCTCCGGCTGCAGATCGAGCTGGTGAAGGCCCAGCGTTGGGTGATCGGCACGGGCCAGCGCGTGGTTCTCGTGTTCGAGGGCCGCGACACCGCGGGCAAGGGCGGCACGATCCAGCGGTTCATGGAGCACCTGAACCCGCGGTTCGCCCGCCACGTCGCCCTCCCGACGCCCAACGAGACCGAGAAGGGCCAGTGGTACTTCCAGCGCTACGTGGCCCAGCTGCCCACCGCGGGCGAGCTCGCGCTCTTCGACCGCTCCTGGTACAACCGGGCCGGCGTCGAGCGGGTGATGGGCTTCTGCACCCCCGAGCAGTACATCCGGTTCCTCCGGCAGGCTCCCGAGTTCGAGGAGTGGCTGGTCGACGACGGCGTCCGGCTGTTCAAGCTGTGGCTCGCCATCAACAGGGGCGAGCAGAAGCGGCGCCTCGAGGCCCGCAAGGACGATCCGCTGAAGACCTGGAAGCTCAGCCCCATGGACGCTCAGGCGACGCAGCGCTTCGACGCCTACACACAGGCCCGCCAGGCCATGTTCGCGGCCACCGACACCGCGGTGGCGCCGTGGACGGTGGTCAACGCCAACAACAAGAAGCGGGCCCGGCTCAACGTCATCCGCCACGTGCTGTCGGCCCTTCCGTACGAGGGGAAGGACACCTCGGTGGTGCAGCCGCCGGACCCGACGATCGTGGCCCCGGCACGCGAGGTGTTCGAGCCGATGACCTGGCAGGGCTGA